One Glycine max cultivar Williams 82 chromosome 3, Glycine_max_v4.0, whole genome shotgun sequence DNA window includes the following coding sequences:
- the LOC102668539 gene encoding uncharacterized protein isoform X2, whose translation MRAISHHLLVSLLDWRISTSRSLFSLRTIMSQSDHSSAFTTPRLVLKKVLAKSQHEGDGAVVRRGIGRSELKNLDPFLMLDHFSVSPPAGFPDHPHRGFEIVTYMLELAGILLDTANLRDPRCSSKDKYMASLLINGAPLITSADSRSVQIGMSCIGISIGQLLSHAENLAQEITRFQLSEKLRALIVVSGYYNDEKNFKREVLISMESAKQLESLLFFFDFNASRLPLKSLHFPEVAMEAAIAGGISVLEIVVSTSGVFEVVYLNFSTSLLVLFLDLEFICLRLWCRPQVC comes from the exons ATGAGAGCTATAAGTCACCACCTTCTAGTTTCACTACTCGATTGGAGAATCTCTACCTCACgatctcttttttctcttagaACCATCATGTCACAATCTGATCATTCCTCTGCTTTTACCACACCCAGATTAGTTCTCAAGAAGGTTTTGGCCAAATCTCAACATGAAGGGGATGGAGCTGTTGTTAGAAGAGGGATTGGAAG GAGCGAGTTGAAGAACTTGGATCCCTTCCTAATGTTGGATCACTTCTCAG TATCTCCCCCAGCAGGATTTCCGGATCATCCACACCGAG GTTTTGAAATCGTCACCTACATGCTAGAG CTAGCTGGCATTCTTTTGGATACTGCGAATCTAAGGGACCCTCGTTGCTCCTCTAAAGATAAGTACATGGCTTCATTATTGATCAATGGTGCTCCTCTAATCACAAG TGCAGATTCAAGGTCAGTGCAAATTGGCATGAGTTGTATCGGAATTTCAATCGGACAGCTTCTTTCTCACGCAGAAAATCTAGCTCAAGAAATAACACGCTTCCAGT TATCTGAGAAACTTCGAGCACTTATTGTCGTTTCGGGGTATTATAACGATGAAAAGAACTTCAAG AGAGAAGTTTTAATATCTATGGAATCTGCAAAGCAATTGGAGAGTTTGCTCTTCTTCTTCGATTTCAATGCTTCCCGGCTGCCACTCAAGAGCTTACACTTTCCAG AAGTGGCCATGGAAGCTGCAATAGCAGGTGGCATTTCAGTT TTGGAGATTGTGGTGTCGACCTCAGGTGTGTTTGAGGTTGTTTACCTAAATTTTTCTACTTCCTTACTAGTCTTGTTCTTAGATTTAGAATTCATATGCTTGAGATTGTGGTGTCGACCTCAGGTGTGTTGA
- the LOC102668539 gene encoding uncharacterized protein isoform X1, whose translation MRAISHHLLVSLLDWRISTSRSLFSLRTIMSQSDHSSAFTTPRLVLKKVLAKSQHEGDGAVVRRGIGRSELKNLDPFLMLDHFSVSPPAGFPDHPHRGFEIVTYMLELAGILLDTANLRDPRCSSKDKYMASLLINGAPLITSADSRSVQIGMSCIGISIGQLLSHAENLAQEITRFQLSEKLRALIVVSGYYNDEKNFKREVLISMESAKQLESLLFFFDFNASRLPLKSLHFPGEVEEQIEYLEKLVPNWIYKKLVVTGHTVAEVAMEAAIAGGISVLEIVVSTSGVFEVVYLNFSTSLLVLFLDLEFICLRLWCRPQVC comes from the exons ATGAGAGCTATAAGTCACCACCTTCTAGTTTCACTACTCGATTGGAGAATCTCTACCTCACgatctcttttttctcttagaACCATCATGTCACAATCTGATCATTCCTCTGCTTTTACCACACCCAGATTAGTTCTCAAGAAGGTTTTGGCCAAATCTCAACATGAAGGGGATGGAGCTGTTGTTAGAAGAGGGATTGGAAG GAGCGAGTTGAAGAACTTGGATCCCTTCCTAATGTTGGATCACTTCTCAG TATCTCCCCCAGCAGGATTTCCGGATCATCCACACCGAG GTTTTGAAATCGTCACCTACATGCTAGAG CTAGCTGGCATTCTTTTGGATACTGCGAATCTAAGGGACCCTCGTTGCTCCTCTAAAGATAAGTACATGGCTTCATTATTGATCAATGGTGCTCCTCTAATCACAAG TGCAGATTCAAGGTCAGTGCAAATTGGCATGAGTTGTATCGGAATTTCAATCGGACAGCTTCTTTCTCACGCAGAAAATCTAGCTCAAGAAATAACACGCTTCCAGT TATCTGAGAAACTTCGAGCACTTATTGTCGTTTCGGGGTATTATAACGATGAAAAGAACTTCAAG AGAGAAGTTTTAATATCTATGGAATCTGCAAAGCAATTGGAGAGTTTGCTCTTCTTCTTCGATTTCAATGCTTCCCGGCTGCCACTCAAGAGCTTACACTTTCCAG GAGAAGTTGAAGAACAAATTGAGTATCTGGAAAAGTTGGTGCCAAACTGGATCTACAAGAAATTGGTTGTTACAGGACATACTGT TGCAGAAGTGGCCATGGAAGCTGCAATAGCAGGTGGCATTTCAGTT TTGGAGATTGTGGTGTCGACCTCAGGTGTGTTTGAGGTTGTTTACCTAAATTTTTCTACTTCCTTACTAGTCTTGTTCTTAGATTTAGAATTCATATGCTTGAGATTGTGGTGTCGACCTCAGGTGTGTTGA
- the LOC102668539 gene encoding uncharacterized protein isoform X4 — translation MRAISHHLLVSLLDWRISTSRSLFSLRTIMSQSDHSSAFTTPRLVLKKVLAKSQHEGDGAVVRRGIGRSELKNLDPFLMLDHFSVSPPAGFPDHPHRGFEIVTYMLELAGILLDTANLRDPRCSSKDKYMASLLINGAPLITSADSRSVQIGMSCIGISIGQLLSHAENLAQEITRFQLSEKLRALIVVSGYYNDEKNFKREVLISMESAKQLESLLFFFDFNASRLPLKSLHFPVQKWPWKLQ, via the exons ATGAGAGCTATAAGTCACCACCTTCTAGTTTCACTACTCGATTGGAGAATCTCTACCTCACgatctcttttttctcttagaACCATCATGTCACAATCTGATCATTCCTCTGCTTTTACCACACCCAGATTAGTTCTCAAGAAGGTTTTGGCCAAATCTCAACATGAAGGGGATGGAGCTGTTGTTAGAAGAGGGATTGGAAG GAGCGAGTTGAAGAACTTGGATCCCTTCCTAATGTTGGATCACTTCTCAG TATCTCCCCCAGCAGGATTTCCGGATCATCCACACCGAG GTTTTGAAATCGTCACCTACATGCTAGAG CTAGCTGGCATTCTTTTGGATACTGCGAATCTAAGGGACCCTCGTTGCTCCTCTAAAGATAAGTACATGGCTTCATTATTGATCAATGGTGCTCCTCTAATCACAAG TGCAGATTCAAGGTCAGTGCAAATTGGCATGAGTTGTATCGGAATTTCAATCGGACAGCTTCTTTCTCACGCAGAAAATCTAGCTCAAGAAATAACACGCTTCCAGT TATCTGAGAAACTTCGAGCACTTATTGTCGTTTCGGGGTATTATAACGATGAAAAGAACTTCAAG AGAGAAGTTTTAATATCTATGGAATCTGCAAAGCAATTGGAGAGTTTGCTCTTCTTCTTCGATTTCAATGCTTCCCGGCTGCCACTCAAGAGCTTACACTTTCCAG TGCAGAAGTGGCCATGGAAGCTGCAATAG
- the LOC102668539 gene encoding uncharacterized protein isoform X3: protein MRAISHHLLVSLLDWRISTSRSLFSLRTIMSQSDHSSAFTTPRLVLKKVLAKSQHEGDGAVVRRGIGRSELKNLDPFLMLDHFSVSPPAGFPDHPHRGFEIVTYMLELAGILLDTANLRDPRCSSKDKYMASLLINGAPLITSADSRSVQIGMSCIGISIGQLLSHAENLAQEITRFQLSEKLRALIVVSGYYNDEKNFKREVLISMESAKQLESLLFFFDFNASRLPLKSLHFPGEVEEQIEYLEKLVPNWIYKKLCRSGHGSCNSRWHFSFGDCGVDLRCV from the exons ATGAGAGCTATAAGTCACCACCTTCTAGTTTCACTACTCGATTGGAGAATCTCTACCTCACgatctcttttttctcttagaACCATCATGTCACAATCTGATCATTCCTCTGCTTTTACCACACCCAGATTAGTTCTCAAGAAGGTTTTGGCCAAATCTCAACATGAAGGGGATGGAGCTGTTGTTAGAAGAGGGATTGGAAG GAGCGAGTTGAAGAACTTGGATCCCTTCCTAATGTTGGATCACTTCTCAG TATCTCCCCCAGCAGGATTTCCGGATCATCCACACCGAG GTTTTGAAATCGTCACCTACATGCTAGAG CTAGCTGGCATTCTTTTGGATACTGCGAATCTAAGGGACCCTCGTTGCTCCTCTAAAGATAAGTACATGGCTTCATTATTGATCAATGGTGCTCCTCTAATCACAAG TGCAGATTCAAGGTCAGTGCAAATTGGCATGAGTTGTATCGGAATTTCAATCGGACAGCTTCTTTCTCACGCAGAAAATCTAGCTCAAGAAATAACACGCTTCCAGT TATCTGAGAAACTTCGAGCACTTATTGTCGTTTCGGGGTATTATAACGATGAAAAGAACTTCAAG AGAGAAGTTTTAATATCTATGGAATCTGCAAAGCAATTGGAGAGTTTGCTCTTCTTCTTCGATTTCAATGCTTCCCGGCTGCCACTCAAGAGCTTACACTTTCCAG GAGAAGTTGAAGAACAAATTGAGTATCTGGAAAAGTTGGTGCCAAACTGGATCTACAAGAAATTG TGCAGAAGTGGCCATGGAAGCTGCAATAGCAGGTGGCATTTCAGTT TTGGAGATTGTGGTGTCGACCTCAGGTGTGTTTGA